The Magnolia sinica isolate HGM2019 chromosome 3, MsV1, whole genome shotgun sequence genome includes the window CACGAAAAGCGATTCTCGTTATTTTCTCATCGATGTTATTGGCTATATTTCAATGTCAGTACTTTTAACGATCTCATGTTACTATAGAGACTGACTGTCAGTTAcctttttctttccatttctgTCTTCTCTGTATAAAACACGATGCCCACGACCTGACTGTGAAAAGTCCTGAATGAAAATCCAATGTCAAAATCCACAGCAGCCTCTCTTTCCACTCCAATCTCAGCCTATAACAAGAAGAAAAACCTCTACTCCATGAAAGAGTGAAAAATCAATAACCATTCAAAGCAAAATGGCACAAGAAATAGAACCCAGATCTCAAATTCAGTCCCTCTTCCTTCTCCTACTGGTTTTGATTCCAACCGCTGCCTTGGCCTTTGGCTCCATGGGCCCGATCGCTGCTGCGTTTGGCGATCCCCATGGATTCTTCTGTGCGATTGAAGCCAGTGGCAAGCAGGAGGTTGTCTGCTGGGAGAAGAATGGATCGACCCAGTCCGCCCAGGCGTTTTTTAGCTCTATCCCCCCCATGGCTGCTCTCTCTGGAGGGGATGGGTTCATGTGCGGGCTCTACGCCGAGACATCCCGGCCCTATTGCTGGAATTCGAGAAATTCAGGTACGGATCTTGTCCCCGAGAACTTCCAGAACTCTACCTATTCCTGCATCGCTGCTGGAAAGAACCACGTCTGCGCTGTTAAAGGATCTTACTATGACTTGAGATCGGATTCTGGCATGGATTTTGGAAATGTCGATTGCTGGGTTATCAATGGAAACACTACTGCTTCGAGTTCTGGTTCCAAATCATCCGATTTTAGTCCACCCGTGAAAAATCTCGCTTTTGGTGAGATTGTTTCTGGCCAAGGCTTCACCTGTGGTGAAAGTCGGGAACTGGGTTTTCTCTGCTGGGGCCCAAATTCGAAGAACTTGGGAGTTTCAGCGGTATCTGGGAGTTTAGTGTCTGTGGCTTCCGGAAGGAATTCTGTTTGTGCAATTTTGAGAGATTCCGGTGAGGTGAGATGTTGGGGTGAGGCAGCATCATTTGTCCCTTCACCTCCAACTGGGACCCGTTTCGTCGGCCTGGCTGCTGGTTCCCACCATTTTTGTGGAATCAGGGAAGACGATCATGGGATTGAGTGTTGGGGGAATTTCAATGAGTCATCAGTTCCAAAGGGTTCTGGATTCTTGGTGATTGCTGCATCAGATTTCACCACTTGTGGTGTTAGGGAAGACGATCTGATACTGGATTGCTGGGGTGGGGGTGGGTTGTTgccgtcatcatcatcattggatTATAGTCCTCCATTGCAGCTGTGCAGTCCCGGGCTTTGCACGGCTGAGCACTGTGGTGAGGGGGAGTTCTCGTTCAATGTTAGTGCATTGAACGTTCCAGATTTGGCGAGTCTGTGTGTCCACACGGACCTTAGGATCTGCTCCTCATGCGGGTCAAATTGTTCAGAAGGCTTCTTTACATCAAGCGTCTGTGGGGAAAATGCAAATCGGGTGTGCACAGCTTGTTCCCTTTGTCAGAACAGCACTTGTTGGGATATCTGTGGGTTTTCTTCGACTGATTCTGTAGGGGTGAAGCAAAGGAAGCAATGGGTGAAGAAACTGGTGATTGCCATTGGTTCTTCTGTCTTGGGTTGTTTTGCACTGGTTTTAATCGGGTGGTGTCTTCTACCTCGTTTGATCTTAGCAAGAGAAGGGAGAAGGACGGGGAAAAGCCAGTGCACAATGTGTGTGGGTAACATGGAGAAAGATGCTGACAACAATCCTGATCCAGAGCCCGTGTTTCCTGTGCTTGACATTGCAGCCCAAGTGTTTCGCCTTTCAGAACTCAAGGATGCCACCAACAGTTTTAAGGAATTCAACGAGCTGGGCAGGGGAAGCTATGGGATTGTGTACAAGGCCATTCTCTCTGACGGGCGGCAGGTTGCAGTTAAGAGGGCCAATGCAGCAACCAGAATTAATAGCAACAGCAGGGACTTTGAAGCGGACTTGGAGATATTGTGCAAGGTTCGGCACTGCAATCTCGTGAACTTGTTGGGTTATTGTGCAGAGATGGGCGAGAGGCTCCTTGTGTATGAGTACATGCCTCATGGCACGCTTCACGACCATCTCCACAGTGGGCTTTCACCTCTCGACTGGAATCTGAGGTTGAAGATATCAATGCAGGCGGCGAGGGGGCTCGAGTATCTTCACAAGGATGCCGTGCCTCCAATTGTTCATCGGGATATCAAGGCATCAAACATACTCTTAGACTCTGAGTGGGGAGCTCGTGTTGCAGACTTTGAACTCTTGAGCACTGGCGAGAGGGCTCTTAACGGGGAATCAGTATATGTCGACCCAGGCTATCACAAAACGCAGGCGTTCACTGAGAAGAGCGATGTGTACAGCTTCGGCGTTGTGCTGCTTGAGATTCTTAGTGGAAGAAAAGGGTATGACAAAGATTACACGCCTCCTAGTATTGTTGAGTGGGCCGTGCCACTCATCAGCCGGGGAAAAGCAGCTGCTGTCATTGATCGAAATGTGAGCCTTCCGAGAAATGTGGAACCTCTGCTTAGATTGGCCGAAATTGCAGAGCTCACAGTAAGAGAAGATCCTCATGAGCGTCCTATCATGTCCGATGTGGCTGCATGGTTGGAGCAAATTGTTAAAAGTGCTTGCTTCACATAGTCGTTGAGTTCGATCTCTGGATAgcaatagggttttttttttacttctaaaGTTGATGGGGTTGTATATTTGGCATTGGAAATATTGATCATGGCCCTTATCTTGATAGGGCCCCAAACCATCCTATGCTGTCTGACTATAAACCCCAAATATTCAGTGGGTTATGCTCCAAACCACTTTTGTGGACTGTCACATGCTCAGCAACAGATATTTGGGTATCTCTGAAAGTGTTAAATATTACATAAAACTTCACTTCATGAGCATGATCTTTTAGGTTCTTGCTTGGTGCTCAGCGGTTTCTCCCTCTTCCTTTAGGCACTGTTTTGTCACCCTTGCAACTATTGTGCTGTAAACTTCTCATGAGCCTGTGTACTTGATTATTTTGCATTCTTTTACCTCACAAAGTGAAGGTGATTGTAATTCTAGCGGCAGATTTCTGTATTCATTGTAATAAGACATTTTTAATTGTGCATAAAGTGTGACACAAGAAACGGTGACACCCTTCCAAATAATCATCATGGAATTTGAGTTgttgtactctatttttcctAGAGTTCCTTTCAACGTAGTGTGATTGATGAACTTGCCTTTATCTGTCTTCTGCCATGATCCTAGTCTGGAATGATTTCTTTAGTGCAAAGTTGTTTCTGATTGTTGGATGCTTACAAAATGATGTTGAATAAATTTACGAAGTTATTTATAACGAGAAGGTAACCTAAATTATTCACGGCAGTAACATCTATTGCTTTTCTAAACTTCTGATGGGTGGTTTCCTTTTCATGTTGTTGCTTGGTGTGCAGATTCAAGAAGAATTCAAAACCAAACAATGGAACTTGGTGGATCTTAACACACCAAAATGATACGACAGACACTGAGGAATGTTGGAAACATACTGACTTTCACGTGTGCTGCAAGAGTTGGTGTGCGCCTCTCACCTACCTATATTGGTGAGTGGGAATCTTAACACACATTTCAAAATGAAAATTCTCATTTGGAAATGCTTTtttctttctatctttctttcttttttaaattcttGCCCATGGTGTTTGACTAGATGGAGATAATGAGAAAACTGACTCTTTGTGCTCATGTGCGCATTCACATCATGCTCATTAATCAAACTCTAAGTTTGTCAATCATGAAGAGTTGAATACTCTGTTTTGAATCTCCTAAATTTATGGACATTTGGAGTGCTGATATACACTTATTGCAAGTAGAGTTGCAATTCTTGTGACCTTAATTTTCGAAAGGGTGAAAAATCATTTATCTTCTCTCATTCATTGTACTTAAGATAGAAATACTGAAGTGCACCTGTGCAAGCATCTAATGCAGAAAGCAGCAAAATTACATGTG containing:
- the LOC131240321 gene encoding serine/threonine-protein kinase-like protein CCR1 — encoded protein: MAQEIEPRSQIQSLFLLLLVLIPTAALAFGSMGPIAAAFGDPHGFFCAIEASGKQEVVCWEKNGSTQSAQAFFSSIPPMAALSGGDGFMCGLYAETSRPYCWNSRNSGTDLVPENFQNSTYSCIAAGKNHVCAVKGSYYDLRSDSGMDFGNVDCWVINGNTTASSSGSKSSDFSPPVKNLAFGEIVSGQGFTCGESRELGFLCWGPNSKNLGVSAVSGSLVSVASGRNSVCAILRDSGEVRCWGEAASFVPSPPTGTRFVGLAAGSHHFCGIREDDHGIECWGNFNESSVPKGSGFLVIAASDFTTCGVREDDLILDCWGGGGLLPSSSSLDYSPPLQLCSPGLCTAEHCGEGEFSFNVSALNVPDLASLCVHTDLRICSSCGSNCSEGFFTSSVCGENANRVCTACSLCQNSTCWDICGFSSTDSVGVKQRKQWVKKLVIAIGSSVLGCFALVLIGWCLLPRLILAREGRRTGKSQCTMCVGNMEKDADNNPDPEPVFPVLDIAAQVFRLSELKDATNSFKEFNELGRGSYGIVYKAILSDGRQVAVKRANAATRINSNSRDFEADLEILCKVRHCNLVNLLGYCAEMGERLLVYEYMPHGTLHDHLHSGLSPLDWNLRLKISMQAARGLEYLHKDAVPPIVHRDIKASNILLDSEWGARVADFELLSTGERALNGESVYVDPGYHKTQAFTEKSDVYSFGVVLLEILSGRKGYDKDYTPPSIVEWAVPLISRGKAAAVIDRNVSLPRNVEPLLRLAEIAELTVREDPHERPIMSDVAAWLEQIVKSACFT